A stretch of the Papaver somniferum cultivar HN1 chromosome 6, ASM357369v1, whole genome shotgun sequence genome encodes the following:
- the LOC113290771 gene encoding uncharacterized protein LOC113290771, which translates to MELLFNEDESTIAMGMAICWAIWKARNAKVFEHQTANVQETLATALFWYNLFYNYSDDEESQLLQNNKDNSAAVTDIIWSAPNNPFIKINVDAAWKDGMNACAAVAIDSNGLCWGAGTRLGRTDTVVYAETDGFKLATDLASWLNLNHIIIEGDSQLVVKSLQGELRTVPWRIWRLKDEITKWMNEHNSSGAYNYIPKMANSAAHNLAVYAFSHNVQNMWTSSSSNIPPSIVNLWDVNNS; encoded by the coding sequence ATGGAGTTGTTGTTTAATGAAGATGAGTCGACTATCGCGATGGGAATGGCTATTTGTTGGGCGATATGGAAGGCTCGTAATGCAAAGGTTTTTGAACATCAAACTGCCAATGTCCAGGAAACTCTGGCAACTGCATTATTTTGGTACAACCTCTTTTACAACTACTCTGATGATGAGGAGAGTCAGCTGTTGCAGAATAATAAAGACAACTCAGCTGCAGTTACAGACATAATATGGAGTGCACCCAATAACCCCTTCATCAAGATTAATGTTGATGCCGCCTGGAAAGATGGAATGAACGCCTGTGCTGCTGTGGCTATAGATAGTAATGGTCTATGCTGGGGCGCTGGAACAAGATTGGGAAGAACGGACACTGTGGTTTACGCTGAGACAGATGGGTTTAAACTAGCTACTGACTTGGCTAGTTGGTTAAATTTAAACCACATTATCATAGAAGGGGACAGCCAGTTGGTGGTGAAGAGTTTACAAGGAGAGTTAAGGACAGTCCCTTGGAGAATCTGGAGATTAAAGGATGAAATCACCAAATGGATGAACGAGCACAACAGTTCTGGAGCTTACAACTACATTCCAAAAATGGCAAACTCTGCTGCTCACAATTTGGCAGTGTATGCGTTTTCTCACAACGTCCAAAATATGTGGACTAGTTCTAGTTCTAATATTCCCCCTAGCATTGTTAACCTCTGGGATGTAAACAATAGCTAG